TGGCCGCGTCGGTCTTCGCCTCGTCCGGGTCGTCCGGGACCGGCGGGGTGGAGACGACCACGTCGGCGCGCGGATCGCCGCTGCCCGTCATGGTCGCGATCTGATCCCAGGTGGCGATGGACTGGGTCTTGCGCGCCGGATCGGCCCGTTCGAGCTGCGTGAACACCGTCGGGTAGGCCGCGAACGGCGCGGCGGTGAAGTTGTTGTCCTCGATACCGTGCTTGCGGTCCCACACCCCCGTCAGCACCGACGCCCAGGACGGGCCGGAGATGGTGATGTGCGGGGCGATCGAGGAACGGCTGAGCAGCCCTTCGGCGCTGAGCCGCAACAGATTCGGAGCCTTTACCTGCTGTACTTTGTCGAACATCAGGCCGTCCAGCCCGATCACGACGACCTTGTCCACGCGGGTGTCCGCCTGCGCCGCACCGGCGACCACGGTCAGTGGCAGCACGGTCGCGGCGGCGACGGCGAGGGCCTTGGCAACGAGGCGCATACCCCGAACCATGCGGGGCGCACCGGCCGCGCGGATAGCCTCCGCGAGCAGTGTTCATTGATGCTTCATCGCTCGCGGCAGTGCCCGTTGCCTCGCTGAACACGGGCTGAACTTTTCATAGCCGAAAGCTATTCGACAAGCTCACGTGCGGGTAGCGGGTGGGTGAACGCCGGATTTCGGTTGACACCCCGGCACCGGTGTGGCTGGCTGACGCCATGCCAGCCGATTCCGCGCGGCCCGGGGTGCGGGTCGCGGCCGTCGCGGACACCCATCTGCGTCCCGCCGTCGCCGGACGTTTTCGTCCCGCGTTCCGCCGCTTGGCCGAGCAGGCCGACGTCCTGCTGCTCGCGGGCGATCTCACCGACGGCGGCACGCTCGCCGAGACCGACCTGCTCTGCGCCGAAATCGCCGACCTGCCGGTGCCGGTCGTCGCGGTGCTCGGCAACCACGATCACGACCGGCGGCTCGGCTATCGCATCGCCGCCCAGCTCACCGCGGCCGGCGTGCATATGCTCGACGGGACCGCGATCACCCTCGAGCTGAACGGTTTTCGGCTCGGCATCGCGGGCGTCATGGGCGGCAGCGGCGGCTTCCCCGATCACCCCGGCAGCCCGGACACCGGCACCGTGGAGCACCGCGAACGGATGCGCCGCGGCCCGCTGGACGCGCTGCGGCTACAGCAGGCCCTCGACACCCTGGACACCGAAATCCGCGTCGCCCTCATGCATTTCGCGCCGACCCTCGACACCCTGGCCGGCGAGCCGCCCAAGATCTACCCCGGCCTCGGCTGCGCCGACCTCGGCCGGGCCGTCGACGCAGGCAGAGCCACCCTGGCGGTGCACGGCCACGCCCACGCGGGCACCGAAATCGGTTGCACCCCAGGCGGTATCCCGGTCCGCAACGTCTCCTACCCCGTCCTGGGCCGCCCCTACGCCGTTTACACCCTCACCCCACACCTCGCCCTGGAAAGCTGACACCCCGGCGCGCCCCCGAACCCCGCGCGCCAGCCACGACCAAGCGCACCGCTTCCAGGGATCAGCCCCCTCTGGGCGGCCAGACCGGGTGCGAACCCACAGAAGTGGTGCAAATGCTGCCCGGGCCCGCCCCTACGGCGGCGACCTGCCGCAGCCAACCGCCTATGCGGGTCGGATCGCGAGCCACACGCCCGCGATGGCATCCCTACCCACACGCAGCTCAGTCCCCGCTGAACGCGCGGACGGCGGCGGACAATCGGGCAACCCTGCGCCAGCAGGCAACTGGCCCCGCGAACCGCACGCCAGTGGCGAACACGGCGCACCGGCCGCTCGGTCTCCGGCCACGCCTCCCGGACGGACAATCGAGCGGCCCTGCGCCACCAGGCAACCGGTCCTGCGCACCGCACACCAGTGGCGAACACGGCGCACCGGCCGCTCGGTCTCCAGCCACGCCTCCGGACGTGGGCGAACACTCGGGCGGCCCTGCGCCACTATGCAACTTGCCCTGAGCGGGGGCTGATGTGGCTTACTCCGCAGGCGGTTTGGGGTCGAAGGCCCAGATGGCGGCGGGGCGGCCGGTGGCTTTGACGCGGCGGCGTTCGGTGGTGCGGGCCAGGCCGGGGAGGGTGGCGAGGGTGCGGTTGAGGTTGGCGGGGTCGGGGCGGGTGCCGGCCAGGGCGGTGGTGGCTTCGACGGCGCGGGTGGCCGGGAACTCGTCGCCGATCAGGGCGCGGGTGAAGGGCAGGTCCTTCCACAGGAGGCCGGCGAGCAGTCCGCGGGCGGCCTCGACGATCCGGTTGTGGTCGAAGGCCAGTTCGGGCACTCCGTCGAACTCGACCCAGTGCGCGGGGCCCTCGTGCGGCCCGACCACGGCCCACATGGCGATCGAGAGGGTCGGCCCGCGGGGATCACGATTCGGTTCGTCGAAGGTCACCAACTGACCGACCGCACCGACCGCCGCCTGCGGTACACCGAGTTTCGTGTGCACGGCCCGGCGCGCGGCCGCCGCCAACCGCTCCCCCCGGCCGAGCAGCACGCCCGGCAACGCCAGCTCACCGGCGAACGGATCCAGCGCCCGCGACGCCACCCCCAAGCGCACCGCGGCGTCGTCACCCCAGAACCGCAACGTCACCACGTCCACCGAAACCACAGACTGCTCCACGCCACCCAATCCTGCCCCACCCCAGCCCCTCCACCCCACGCGGCACATCATGTCGGCGTCACCGGGGCCGCTTCCGCCCCTCTGAGCAGACGCACCACTTCCGTGTTCGCGCACCCGCTACGGCATGGCACAGCGGGTGCGCGAACACGAAAGGAGTGCGGGAACCGCTCCGGGGCACCTATCTGTCGCTTGGTATGGAGCGGCCTGCTCAGCGCTCCTGGCACCCGGCTGTGGGCGCACGCCGGATGGTCTCGCCTCAGCGTGGCCCTCCGGTTGTGTTCGGCCTCCGGGGGCTGTTTGCCCCGGACATCGGCGCGCATCGAGCGGGCGCTGGTGTACCTCAACGGGTTTCACAGAACGTTCGCACGGTTCACAGGGGCTGTAGTCCCTGTGACCGTACGAGCGCCTTGTGAGTCCACGCCCTATCACGCCGCAGCGGCGAGAGCCGCGGTGCGGTGGGCGCGGGTGGGGCCGTCGGAGGTGAGGGCTACCGGGGTGCCCAGCTGTCGTTCCAACCAGGGCACTACGTCGGCGGGGAGCTCGGTGAGCACTGGATCGGCGGTGGTCAGGAGGTCGGTCAACCGTTGCTGGTGGTCGAGGTCTTGCCAGTCGCCGGGCGGCAGTTCGGTGCGGATGCCGCGGTCGGTGCGGTATCCCGTTGCCGCATAACGGGTTCCCGGAGCGTCCAGGTGGGTCACGGCCAGGGCATCGATGCCCCCGCATACCGCGATGGCGTAGCGCAGCAGGATCGGGTCCAGGTGTCCGCGCCGGAACTCCCCCTGGTAGCGGCCGGTGGTGTTGTGCCGTTCCGGCAGGTCTAGCGCGGCATCCTCGGTGGGAAACGGACCCGCACCGTGTCTGGTCAGGTACGTGCGGGTGACCCCGAGTACGTCGCAGGTCGCGCCGATCTCGGCGAGCAGCGCGCGGGCGTTGCGGGGTTCTACGGTGGACCAGGTGGTGTGCGGGTGAAAGCCGCGCCATTCGTCGAGCAGCACCCCCTGGGCCCCTTCGAAGACGAGCCGGCCGCGGCGCGCGAACCCGGCCAGTTGCTCGCCGCCGACGATGCGGACGGCCGCGGCGAACTCCCGATACATCTCGACCAGATCATCGATCGGCTCGTACCGGTGTTCGCTGCTCGCGATCAACGCACCGTAGTGCGCGGCGAGACTCGCGAGCTTCTCCCGAAGCACCTTGGGGCGCAGGCAATCCGCTACGGTCGGCGCCGCGTACGCGAGCGCGTACGCCGCCGTCTCGCCGATACCCCGCCCGCAGGAACCGTGCCGCGAGGAACCCCTCGCGTCCTCGCGCGCACGGTTCGCGGCGATATGGATCGGTGTGGTGAGCCGGGCTCGCCCGTCGATGCGCAACAGCGACAACGGGTCTCGCACGCCCAGCACGGCGAGCTGTTCGGCCTCGCCGGCCAGCGCGATCGGTTCGACGAGCATGTGCCGGGACAGCAAGGTCGGCACACCGGAGAACGTGCCGGATCCGAACTGGGCGAAGGTGTGGTGCCGCCCTTCGGCGATCACGTTGTGCGCCGCCTGCGCTCCCCCGTTGAACCGCACCACGGCCGCCACGTCGAGCCCCGCCTCGGCCGAGCACAACCAGTCGACCGTCGCGCCCTTCCCCGCGTCCCCGAACCCCAGGTCGACAACAACGATGTGTGACCGAAACATGCTCGGCTCCTGTCTATTCCACGCCGGAGCGCCCGGCTTCAGCGACGTCCACTGGGCAGCGCCCGCATCCGCGGTCCGGTGGCCGCCAGCGCCTTGCCGACCGAGGCTGCCTCGGCCGCCGAGCCGACGTCCCGCAGATCCGCCAGACCGGCGTCCACGTCGACGCGGTTCTCCGCCACTCCGATGGTCAGCGCGATGAGTTCGCAGACCGCGGCGGGCTCGTCCAGCTTCATGAAGTGCTGGCCGAGCAGTCCGCGCCAGTGTTCGGCGATTTCCGGATCGTCGTAGTAGTTCGACTGATTCGGCAGGATGTAGTAGACGTGCCAGCGCTCGGCGAGCTCGCGGTAGATGGATTCCACCGAGATGTCGCGGCGCACGCTGTCGCCGATCACGCTGCGGATGTGCCGCGACGCCAGCTTCGGCTTGTTCAGCTCGTCGCCGATCAGGAACAGATAGCCCTTCTTGCCCCGCTTCTCCCAGGCGTCGGTCACGATGTGGGTGGCCATGAAATAGGCCGCCAGTTCGTAACTTTCGGACTTCTGTCCACCGCCGCCGCCTTCGAGCAGGATGGCGCGCAGTTGCTCGTCCATCCGGTTGTCCGACTCGAACTGCCCCACCTGCAACGGCACTCGGTCGGTGTCGGCATCGCCGATGGCGCCGAACAGGATCTGCGGATCGTCCGCGTAGCCCTTGCGCTGCAGCAGGCCGTGCAGCGTCCCGAGCTTCTGCTGCATGATCCGCGGCACCCGGCCCATCGAGCCGGTGACATCGAACAGCACCGCGATGGGCAGCGAGTTGTCGTGGTCGGCGGAGTCGCGGCATTCCCGCACCGTGACCCCGAGCGGGTCGAGGGTCGGGTGCGCCTGCCAGCTGTCGTAGGGCACGCCCTGCATCTCGGCGGTATATCCGAAGTCGTCGAGCCCCCGGCTGGCACGGAAGGTCTTGGCCGCCCGGTAGGCGGTGTCGTCCCAGTTTCCGTATCCCATGTGATCACTTCCTCTCGTGAACTAGTTTTAGTGTAGGCGACCAAAACTATCTCGGTCAAGCGATCCCCATGAATCCCGTTGCCTGGCAAGATCGGCGGGGTGGAGCTCGAACCGCGCAATCCGACCGACGGCGTCTACGCCGCGACCGACGACTACGTGCACGCGATGGAGGTGCGGGGCGCCGAACGCCTGCTGTTCATCTCGGGCACGATGGGCTTGGACCCCGAGGGGAAACCCGGCGCGACCCTCGCCGAGCAACTCGACCTGATCTGGTCGAATCTGCGTGCCATCCTCGCCTCGGCGGGCATGACCGTCGACAACATCGTCCGGCTCACCAGCTACCTGCGCGACCCGGCCTACGCCGACGCGAACGCCGCGGCCCGGGTCGCGGCGCTGGGCGGCCGCACGGTGCCGACCACCGCGATCGTGGTGCAGACGCTGGTCAGCGAGTGGCTCGTCGAGATCGAGGTCGTCGCCGCGGGCTGAGCGGCGGCCGGACACTCGCGGAATTCCGCCGGGCGGGAATCCGCGGCACCCGGGACGAGGTTGAATCCACTCGACACCATCACATTTCGAGGGGATCCGACATGTCTTCGTCCGTGGCCGTTTTCGGCGCCTACGGCCACACCGGCCGCTTCCTCGTCGCCGAACTGGTGCGGCGCGGCTGGACGCCGATCCTGTCCGGTCGCGACGAAGTTCGGCTGCGCGAACTCGCCGGCGCACACGCAGGGCTCGAGGTTCGGCCCGCGACCATCGACGACCCCGCGGCGCTCGATCGCGCCCTCGCGGGCACGGTGGCCGTGATCAACGCGGCCGGACCGTTCGGCGACACGGTCCCGGCGGTGGTCGAGGCCGCCCTGCGCGCGGGCGTGCACTATGTCGACGTGGCCGCCGAGGTCGAGGTGGTCGCCAAAACCGTTGCGACCTACCAGGATCGCGCCACCGCGGCGAATATCGTGGTCGCGCCCGCGATTGCTTTCTACGGCGGGCTCGGCGATCTCCTCGCCAGTGCCGCCATGGCCGACCTGCCCGCGGCCGACGAGATCGAACTCGCCTTCGCCCTCGACAGCTGGGTGCCCACGAAAGGCACCAGGGCGGCCGGGGTCGCCTCACGCGGGCGCCGCAACGGACAGCGACTCGTCTACCGCGACGGGGCATTCGGCCTCCGCGACGACGCGGCCCCCGTGTCGGAGCGGGCCTTTCCCGCGCCGTTCGGAAAGCAAACCGTCGTCGGCGATTTCACCACCGCCGACAGCGTCACTATCCCGTATCACCTGAAAACAGCTGCCCTGCACACCTATATGACCGCCGCTCCCCTGCGCGATCTCGCCTCCCCCGATCGCACACCGCCCCAACCCGCCGACGAATCCGGCCGATCCGCTCAGCAGTTCCTGGTCGAGGTCGTGGTCCGATCCGGTTCGCTGCGCCGCCACGCGGTCGCCGCCGGGCGCGATATCTACGCGGTCACGGCACCGATCGCGGTAGAAGCGTTGTCGCACATCACTTCCGGCGGACGCTCCGGTGTGCGCACCGCAGGCCAGCTCGGTGACTCCGGCGCGATCCTGCGCGCCCTGCTACCCGCCCACCTGGACCGTCTGGAATTCGACGCCGACTGACCCGGCGGTGGCGCGAAAGTCAGCGGCCGGCCGCGGTTAGTATCCCGGCATGGACGAGATCGCCACGAAACCGACCGTGCTCGCCGTCGAGGCCGCGCTGCGCGCCGCCGGGATCACCCCGCAGATCCGGGTACTGCCGGAGACCGCCCCGACCGCGGTCGCCGCCGCCGAGCAGCTCGGCTGCCCGGTCGCGGCCATCGCGAACAGCCTGATCTTCGACGCGGCGGGGGCGCCGCTGCTGGTCCTCACCAGTGGCGCGCACCGGGTCGACACCGGCAAGGTGGCCGCCCACCTCGGTCTCGCGAAACTCACCCGCGCCACCGCCGAATTCGTCCGCGCCCACACCGGCCAGGCCATCGGCGGTGTCGCGCCCCTCGGCCATCCGGCCCCGATCCGGACGTTGATCGACGAGACCTTGGCGGCCCACGACGAGATCTGGGCCGCGGCGGGACACCCGCACACCGTGTTCTGCACGACCTTCCCGGAATTGCTCGAAGCCACTGGCGCAGAGGCGATCTCGGTGAACTGAGGACGTCACGGCGACATGTGATCGCCGATGAGCATCGTCCCCGGCCCGCGGTGCGCGCCGGGGCCGTGCGCGAATCGGACGTTGTCCGCGGTCAATTCCGCGCCGCATTCCCGGCACACCACCACGCCCGCGGTCACCTTGCCGCAGTCCTCGTGCACGACCAGCGCGGGCGGACCTTCCGGACCGGCCAGCCAGGCGTCCCCCCATGCCACGAGCATGGTCAGCGCCGGGTACAGCTCGCGCCCCTTGGGTGTGAGCACGTACTCGTGCCGGACCGGATTCGACTGATACTCAACGGCTTCCACGATGCCGTGCGCTTGCAGCGTGGCCAGGCGGGCGGCGAGCACATTGGACGCGATGCCGAGGTCGCGCCGGAGGTCCTCGAATCGGGACAACCCGACGAACAGGTCGCGCAACACCAGCGGCGTCCACCGCTCGCCGATCACGTCGAGGGTGCGCGCGATCGAGCACACCATGTCGGAGAGATCAGCTTTGGGCACCCCGTCAGTCTAGTCCATTGCTTTTTGCAAGTGACTGGGTTTAGGTTGGCGGCATGGACACAGCGCAAGATCAGGCAGCCGCGACAGACGTCGTGGCCGCGTTCCGCACGGCGACCACCACCGCCGATTTCGACACCCTGATGGACCTGCTCACCGAGGACGCGGCGTTGACCTCGCCGCTGTCCGGACGCATGGTCTTCCGCGGCAAAGACGACCTGCGCGTGCTGCTTACCGCGGCGTACGGCGGCCTCTCCGGATTGCGCTGGACCGACGAGATCGGCGACGGGAATCGACGGGTGCTGCTCGCGGAAGCGTCCGTCGGCCCGTTCCGGCTCACCGAGGCGTTGGTGCTCGACCTCGCCGACGACGGCCGCATTCGCGGCCTCAGCCCGCACCTGCGCCCCTGGCTCACCCTCACCGCCGTCGCCGTTCGGCTCGCGCCCGGCCTGTTCAAGCATCCCGGCGTGCTGCGTCGTGCGATGCGCGGAGCCGCGACGCCGTAGACTCCGGCTATGGACCCGTTGCCACGGATCCGCGCGATCTGTCTGGACCTACCGGAGTGCAGCGAACGGCTGAGCCACGGCTGCCCCACCTTCTTCGTGCGCACCAAGAAGTCGTTCGTGAAATACATCCCCAGCGGGTACGACGAACCCGGCCCGACCATCTGGTGCCCCGCACCCGAGGGCGTGCAAGGCGAGCTGGTGGACGCCGAGCCCACCCGATTCTTCGTGCCGCCATACGTCGGCCACAGCGGCTGGATCGGCGTCCGCCTCGACATCGACCCCGACTGGAACGAATTCACGGAGATCATCCGCGACGCCTACCGCAGGGTCGCCCCGAAAAAGCTGGTGGCGGAACTCGATTGACGCCGATCGCCCCAGCGATGCCCACATTCGTACCGTGTCGTGAGAGGGGCGACGTCAACCCATTGGCGGACCGCCCTGGTCGAGCACTACGCCGAGCCGCGGCAGCACGCCACGTTTCCAGCTGCGTTCGACCGCGTTGCGCACCATGCGCTGCCGACGATCTCCGACGTCGAATCCCGTCTGCCTCAGTAATAGCCGGGTGCCGCACCCCCTGGGGTCGCAACGTCCGGCCGACTATCCAGCCGGCGGGATACGCCGCCTGCGAATACACACCCAGTTGTAGGTCAACTGCTCGTACGGGCTGGCCACCAGCACCTCGCTCAGGCCAGCGGCAGCAAAGGAGAACACGCACAATGACACTGTGCGCGAGCAAGATCCGACACCAGACGAACAGCGATTCTTCGACGCCCTGAGAGCACAAGTGCCCGAGATCGACGATTGGTACCACGAGGACAAAGACGGCACGCTCTGGGTGATCGCTTCGCTGGACTTCGGCGACAATACCGGCCATATCTACGACACTCTGCGCGTCGACTACGACGGAATCTCCCTCCGAGGCGGCTGGAGTCCGGCGTCCCTCAACTGGGACGACGGCGTCCGAGCGAACAAAGCAGGCATCGACACTGCACCACCGGACGGCCTACGCCGCGACAACATCGCCCCCCTCAGAGCAGCACACGCGGCAGCGGAATGGTTCCTCGCGCATCGAGAAAGGCGGCGCCGGTAGCCGGTTATGCCGGTGGGTCAACACTTTCCGAACCGGCCCACCAGCGGCTGCGCAACCGGGCTGCCGCTCGGTATATCGGCAACCGCCGACGGTGATGGAGCTGCTCCAGGATCAGCGGCCGGTTCCCGGGTTCATCGACGGGGAAGGCCACTCGATCTGAACACGGTTCGCCGGGTTCTGATCGGCGTTCAGCCGATGCCAGGCCGAGAGTTCGAGCTCGGTCGGATACCGGTGCCGCATCCGTAGATATCCGTCGTCCGGCTCCGAGTTCTCGATCTTCCAGTTCGCGCTCGCCAGGTCTGGGAACTCCCGGATCAGCCGCCGATAGGTTTCGCTGACCGCGTCGAAACCGTTCCCGTCGACCAACTTCAGCGCGATGTCGCCGACCCCCGTGGTACCCATCGAGATCACGTCGTCCAGCCCGAGCCAAGAACATGAAAGGGCTGACCACTTATAGGTCCACCTCATCTCGTGCTGGGGAAACGCTCGACTCAGAGCAACCCATCGGACCACCAGCGCCGAGGCCGTGCCGAGCCCCTTGGTCCCTGCCGTGAAGGAGCTGCGCTCGCCACTGCGGCGAAATTCGATATCTGACCGCGACCGTCGGTATTCCTGTGTGGCCGCGACCCTTTCGCGAAACATTTCGAGCACCGCCGTGGCCTGCTCGGCCGACGCCTCTTCGGCCAGCACGACGATCGTCCGGAAATTCTCATCGACCTCGCTCGATATCCGATGGACTCCCGCCATCCCGCCGAGCGCGCCCTCGATCTCTCTCGATACCGGGTCCTCGTAGGGATGGCTTCGCAGATACAACCCGATCGCCGTGACGAGCACAACGATCACGGCGGCAACGACAGAGGCCCGCCACCGCGCACGGAATCGGCTCGGCTGGGGACGCACCGCTGGGCATTGGATAAAGATAGCGGAACCTGGTGGACTGCAAAGGATCCCAGTTATAGGGGCAGGTCAGCTTGGCAACGCGGCCGCGACCTGGCGTGGTTGCATTGAGAGACAGACGATTCAGTCTGACGGAAAGGCGGAATCGCCTTCGCCACCTCGGAACCGGGCGTAGGCGTTCTGGATTGACGAGAGCTTGTAACTGTAACTACTGTGGTTGCAGTTATTGGTAAGGAGGGTGTGGTGGGGGTCAGTAGTCGGACGGCGGTTGCGATTCATGCGCTGACGATGTTGGCGTGTTGGGGGGATCGATCGTTGACCTCCGGGGAGATCGCGAACAGTTTGGCGAGCAACGCTGTTCTGGTGCGGCGCATACTCGGTGGGCTGCGCGCGGCGGGGCTGGTGTCGTCCACGGAGGGACGTGGCGGCGGCTGGTCCCTCGCGCGCGCTCCGCACGAGATCACGCTCTATGACGC
This genomic stretch from Nocardia brasiliensis ATCC 700358 harbors:
- a CDS encoding alkaline phosphatase family protein; this encodes MRLVAKALAVAAATVLPLTVVAGAAQADTRVDKVVVIGLDGLMFDKVQQVKAPNLLRLSAEGLLSRSSIAPHITISGPSWASVLTGVWDRKHGIEDNNFTAAPFAAYPTVFTQLERADPARKTQSIATWDQIATMTGSGDPRADVVVSTPPVPDDPDEAKTDAATATAVVTAVTKFAPDFLFTHLDQVDHAGHQDGGASDEYLDAVRRIDAQVGRIAAAVDARALANPGERWTILVTADHGHTPKGGHGGQSADETTNFVIARGPDFAAGSTTSRFTLVDITPTVVDLLGVAASPDFDGRSMITRAPTDVATIR
- a CDS encoding metallophosphoesterase family protein, coding for MPADSARPGVRVAAVADTHLRPAVAGRFRPAFRRLAEQADVLLLAGDLTDGGTLAETDLLCAEIADLPVPVVAVLGNHDHDRRLGYRIAAQLTAAGVHMLDGTAITLELNGFRLGIAGVMGGSGGFPDHPGSPDTGTVEHRERMRRGPLDALRLQQALDTLDTEIRVALMHFAPTLDTLAGEPPKIYPGLGCADLGRAVDAGRATLAVHGHAHAGTEIGCTPGGIPVRNVSYPVLGRPYAVYTLTPHLALES
- a CDS encoding NUDIX hydrolase, whose amino-acid sequence is MEQSVVSVDVVTLRFWGDDAAVRLGVASRALDPFAGELALPGVLLGRGERLAAAARRAVHTKLGVPQAAVGAVGQLVTFDEPNRDPRGPTLSIAMWAVVGPHEGPAHWVEFDGVPELAFDHNRIVEAARGLLAGLLWKDLPFTRALIGDEFPATRAVEATTALAGTRPDPANLNRTLATLPGLARTTERRRVKATGRPAAIWAFDPKPPAE
- a CDS encoding adenylosuccinate synthetase, which gives rise to MFRSHIVVVDLGFGDAGKGATVDWLCSAEAGLDVAAVVRFNGGAQAAHNVIAEGRHHTFAQFGSGTFSGVPTLLSRHMLVEPIALAGEAEQLAVLGVRDPLSLLRIDGRARLTTPIHIAANRAREDARGSSRHGSCGRGIGETAAYALAYAAPTVADCLRPKVLREKLASLAAHYGALIASSEHRYEPIDDLVEMYREFAAAVRIVGGEQLAGFARRGRLVFEGAQGVLLDEWRGFHPHTTWSTVEPRNARALLAEIGATCDVLGVTRTYLTRHGAGPFPTEDAALDLPERHNTTGRYQGEFRRGHLDPILLRYAIAVCGGIDALAVTHLDAPGTRYAATGYRTDRGIRTELPPGDWQDLDHQQRLTDLLTTADPVLTELPADVVPWLERQLGTPVALTSDGPTRAHRTAALAAAA
- a CDS encoding RidA family protein; amino-acid sequence: MELEPRNPTDGVYAATDDYVHAMEVRGAERLLFISGTMGLDPEGKPGATLAEQLDLIWSNLRAILASAGMTVDNIVRLTSYLRDPAYADANAAARVAALGGRTVPTTAIVVQTLVSEWLVEIEVVAAG
- a CDS encoding saccharopine dehydrogenase NADP-binding domain-containing protein, whose translation is MSSSVAVFGAYGHTGRFLVAELVRRGWTPILSGRDEVRLRELAGAHAGLEVRPATIDDPAALDRALAGTVAVINAAGPFGDTVPAVVEAALRAGVHYVDVAAEVEVVAKTVATYQDRATAANIVVAPAIAFYGGLGDLLASAAMADLPAADEIELAFALDSWVPTKGTRAAGVASRGRRNGQRLVYRDGAFGLRDDAAPVSERAFPAPFGKQTVVGDFTTADSVTIPYHLKTAALHTYMTAAPLRDLASPDRTPPQPADESGRSAQQFLVEVVVRSGSLRRHAVAAGRDIYAVTAPIAVEALSHITSGGRSGVRTAGQLGDSGAILRALLPAHLDRLEFDAD
- a CDS encoding YbaK/EbsC family protein; protein product: MDEIATKPTVLAVEAALRAAGITPQIRVLPETAPTAVAAAEQLGCPVAAIANSLIFDAAGAPLLVLTSGAHRVDTGKVAAHLGLAKLTRATAEFVRAHTGQAIGGVAPLGHPAPIRTLIDETLAAHDEIWAAAGHPHTVFCTTFPELLEATGAEAISVN
- a CDS encoding winged helix-turn-helix transcriptional regulator yields the protein MPKADLSDMVCSIARTLDVIGERWTPLVLRDLFVGLSRFEDLRRDLGIASNVLAARLATLQAHGIVEAVEYQSNPVRHEYVLTPKGRELYPALTMLVAWGDAWLAGPEGPPALVVHEDCGKVTAGVVVCRECGAELTADNVRFAHGPGAHRGPGTMLIGDHMSP
- a CDS encoding nuclear transport factor 2 family protein translates to MDTAQDQAAATDVVAAFRTATTTADFDTLMDLLTEDAALTSPLSGRMVFRGKDDLRVLLTAAYGGLSGLRWTDEIGDGNRRVLLAEASVGPFRLTEALVLDLADDGRIRGLSPHLRPWLTLTAVAVRLAPGLFKHPGVLRRAMRGAATP
- a CDS encoding MmcQ/YjbR family DNA-binding protein; protein product: MDPLPRIRAICLDLPECSERLSHGCPTFFVRTKKSFVKYIPSGYDEPGPTIWCPAPEGVQGELVDAEPTRFFVPPYVGHSGWIGVRLDIDPDWNEFTEIIRDAYRRVAPKKLVAELD
- a CDS encoding RrF2 family transcriptional regulator, translating into MGVSSRTAVAIHALTMLACWGDRSLTSGEIANSLASNAVLVRRILGGLRAAGLVSSTEGRGGGWSLARAPHEITLYDAYTAVEEGPILSRHPHPPNDECEVGRHMRGLLETEFCAAEQAMAERLSRTSIADLAGHVATIEREVAQRDR